The Myxococcales bacterium genomic interval AGCCGAAGGCCGGCCCTGACGTGGAGCCGGTGCCGAGGCTGGCCCCGTAGCCCAGGCGCGCGTACCAGACCGAGTCGGCCTCGATACGCCGGGGCGCGACCTGGGCGGCCGTGACGTTGTGCCGGGTAACGGCCGGGCTGAGCGGCGAGACGGGGGCCCCCGTGGTCAGGCTGCGCACGAGCTGGTCATAGACGGCGGGCAGCTCTTCCAGGCGGCTTGCCTGTCCTTGGCGGTTCCCGAGCGGTCCCTGTAAAAAGACGTTCACCGACTGGCCAAGGCCTACGTGATACACGCTGTAGCTCTCGGTGCAGTTGGGGCCGAGCGGGGCGCCCAGGTTGCGAAAGGTTTGCTCGAGCATGAGCTCGGCACCCCGACGGTCAGCTTCGGCGAGCGTGTCCTTGCTGGCGTCGATCTGGACGCAGACGTCGGCCTGCACGAGGCCTGGCGCGGAGGTGAGGACCGCAGTGAGAGCGAAGAGGAGTGGGCGGCGGGGGGCGGGGCGTGGGCCACGAACGGAAGCGGGCGTGAGGGACTGCATGGCGGTCGCTATAGCAAGCCGAGGGCCAGAGACAGGCAGGCCCGGACGGCCTCCCGCCATCGTCGGGGCTCGGGCGCGGCCCGGCTCCGTTTCCGCATGATTCAGCGGGAAATGCGCAGGTCGGATGCACAGGGGTTCGGGGTGACCCGCGACCTTCGGCGGGGCGTGGGTGTTCACATCCTGACATTCACGTCAGGGTTCGGACGCCGGGCACGGTCCCTCACCGAGCGGAACGGCCGGCCTTGCTACACTCGAGCCCCATGCCCAGCACCCGCCACCCCTACGCCGACTTCCTGGCCGACGTGGCCAAGCCCACGCGCTACATCGGAGGCGAGTACCACGCGGTGGTGAAGGACCCGGGTACGGTCAAGGCCCGCGTCTGCCTGGCCTTTCCCGACGTCTACGACATCGGCATGTCTCACCTGGGCACGAAGATCCTGTACAGCGTGCTCAACAAACACCCCGACATCGCCTGCGAGCGGGTGTTCGCGCCCTGGGTCGATCTCGAAGCCGAGCTGCGCACGCGCGGGCTGCCGCTCGTCACGTTGGAGTCCACGGAGCCCCTCGCGCGCTTCGACGTCATCGGGTTTTCCCTGCAGTACGAGCTGACCTATACCAACGTGCTCAACATCCTGGATCTTTCGGGGTTGCCGTTGCGGTCGTCCGACCGGGGGGACGAGGCCCCCCTGGTGATCGCGGGCGGCCCCACGGCCACGCACCCTGAACCGCTGGCCCCCTTCATCGATGCGTTTTTCATCGGTGAGGCCGAGGAGAAGCTGCCCGGGCTCTGTTTGGCGTTCGCCGAGCTGCGCGCGGCGGGCGTGCCGCGCCGGGAGCGGTTGGTGCGCTTGGCGGCCGCGTACCCGCTCTATGTGCCCGAGCTTTACACGACGGTGGTCGAACCCGAGGTGGGCTTCGTGGTGGTGGGGCCGCCCGTGGAGGACCGGGTGCCTGCGCGCCCGCGCCGCGTGTGGGTGGACGACATCAACCGCTTTCCTTTTCCCGACGACAGCCCGCTGCCTTACGCCGAGGCCATCTTCGATCGCATGGCCGTGGAGATCGCGCGGGGGTGCACCGAAGGCTGTCGCTTTTGCCAGGCGGGCATGATCTATCGACCCGTGCGCGAGCGCGATCCCGTGCAGGTGCTCGACGCGCTCGTCGAGGGCGTGCGCAAAGGGGGCTATGACGAGACGTCGCTCACGTGCCTGTCGACGGCTGACTATTCGTGTGTGACGCCGCTCGTGAAGGCGGCCATGGCGAAGCTGCGCGACGAGAAGGTGACGCTGTCGGTGTCGTCGCTGCGGGCCTATGGCCTCAACGACGATCTCTTGGGTGAAATGGCCACGATGAAGGCGCAGGGGCTCACGTTTGCGCCCGAGGCCGGTACTCAGCGCATGCGCGACGTGATCACGAAGAACGTGACCGAAGACGACATTACGACCTCTGCCCACCGCGTGTTCGCGCGCGGGTATCAGCGCATGAAGCTTTACTTCATGATCGGCCTGCCCACCGAGCAGGACGAGGACGTGCAGGGCATCATCGAAACCGCGGCGCGGGTGCGGGAGGTGGGCCGCCAGTATCTGCGCGCGGCGCAGGTGACGGCTTCGGTCAGCACGCACGTGCCGAAGCCTCACACCCCGTTTCAGTGGGTGGCCATGGACACCGAGATCGAAACGGCGCGCAAGCAGGCCCTGCTTGCCGAGACGGCCAAGCGCTTGAAGGTGGACCTCAAGGTGCACGAGAATCACCAGTCTCACCTCGAGGGCATCTTCTCGCGCGGCGATCGCCGCGTGGCCGAGGTCCTCGAGGCCGCCTTTCGGTTGGGCTGTCGCTTCGATGGGTGGGAAGACCAGCTACGGCTCGAGCTATGGGACCAGGCGATCGAGGCCTGTATGCAGCGGGATCCGTCGTTGGACGTGGGGCGCTATCTCGGCACCATTCCGGTCACGGCGCGCCTGCCCTGGGATCACATCGACATCGCGTTGGCCCCGGACTTTCTGCTCAAAGAGTACCGAAAAGCCCTCAAGGATCGCCTCTCGCCCCCCTGTGGCAAGCCGTTCGCGCAGCTGCTTCACCACACGAACGTGGCCGCGGCCGAGGGTGGACTCACGAAGGACAAGCTGGTCTGTTACCACTGTGGCGTGGCCTGTGATTTGGGCCAGATGAAGGAGGAGAGACTCTATTTCCTGAGGCGGATGAACGCCTGGACGCCGCCCGCGCTGGCCTCGGCATCGGCGCCTGTGCAAGAGCCGTCGTCTCTCGAGAGCCTGACCCCCGTGAAGAAGGCGTCGCAGCCACCGACCCGTTTTGCGCAGTCACTCACGCAGCACCGCTACCGGGTGCGCTACACGAAGACCGGGAGACTCGTGTATCTGTCGCACCTCGACCTGGTCAGGCACCTGCCTCGCACGTTCCGCAGAGCGGGGCTCGATCTGTTTTACACGGCGGGCTTTCGTCCGCGTCCCGAGATCTCCTTCGGCCCGGCGTTGGGCCTGGGTGTGCCGTCGCTCGGTGAGGTGCTCGACGTGAGCCTCACCGAGCCGGTGCCGCCCCAGGTGGTGAAGCAGCGCTTGGGGCAGGTGAGTCTCGAAGGGGTGACCGTGACGGACGTGGTGGCGCTTTCGGCCTCCGATCGCGGTCTTGGCAAGGTGATCCGGAGGGCGTCTTACGCGTGCGTGGTGCCCACGGCGGCGTGGGTGGACGAGGTCGTGGCGCGCTTTGCGCAGGAGGGCGAGCTTGCCTGTGTGCGCGAAGGCAAACACGGGGTGGGCCGCCGGGTCGACGTGCGGCAGACCTTGCGCGGGGTGAGAGCCGCCGAGGCGGGGACGCGGCAGACGCTGGCCCAGATCCTGGACGGTGACGTGCCCGCGGCGTTCACCTTCGTGGTGGAGACGCGGGCCGAGGGGCACGCGCGGCCGAGCGAGGTGGCCGCGGCCTTGCTGGGCGCCGAGCGCGCGGCGGGGCTCACGCTCGTGCGTTTGGCGCTCATGGGGGAAGGCGCCGCGGGGCAGGACGTGGACGTGCTCGACCTCGCGGCGTTGACCGCGGCGGGGGGCACCGAGCCCGAAGCCGCGGCCCCGGCAGAGGCCGTGATAGAACCCCCCTTGGCGTGATCGAAACCCTCTGCCTGACCAAACGCTACGGCGACAAGATCGCGCTCGACGAGCTCTCGTTGGAGGTCCGCGCGGGGGAGGTCATGGGGTTTTTGGGCCCGAATGGCTCGGGCAAGACCACCACGATCCGCTTGCTCATGGGCCTTCTGCGGCCCACGAGCGGTCAGGCGCGGATCTTGGGCCAGGATTGTCACGCCGATGCGGTGGCGCTCAAGCGGCACGTGGGTTATTTGCCGGATGAGCCGTTCCTTTACCCTTACCTCACCGGGCTCGAGTTTCTCGAGATGGTGGCAGGGCTGCACGGATTTTCGGGCCTCCGCGCGCGCCAAGCGGCGCGTGACTTTGGGGAACGCTTCGTGGGCGCCGAGGTGGGACAGTTGTGTTTGACGTTCTCGCACGGCACGAAAAAACGCGTGGCCTTGGCTGCCGCGCTGATGCACGACCCACGCGTGCTGATCCTCGACGAGCCCACCAATGGTCTCGACCCGGTGGCCGCACGCCAGATGAAGGATCTCGTGGCGTCGTTGGCCCGTGACGGCAAAACGATTTTTTTGTCCACGCACCTCTTGGAGACCGCCGAACGTCTCTGTCACCGCGTGGCGATCATCCGGGCGGGGCGGCTCGTGGTGGTGGACGAGCCGGCCGCGCTCCGGCGGCTGCATGGCGCCGCAGGTGAGACGTCGCTCGAGGACGTGTTCTTGGCGCTGACCGCGCGGACATGAGGAGGGCGGAGGCGGTGTCCCCTTGGCGTGTGGCGGCGCTGCTGGTGCGCTTTCGGTTCCGCCATGGTCTGCACGCGTTTCGCCGGGGCGGGGCCTCGGGCAGCCGCTGGGTGAGCGTGCTCGCGCTCGGACTGCCCCTCGCCTACGTGGGACTTTTCGTCTCGGCCTTCCAGGTCGTGGCGGCACGGGCACCGTTTGCCGTGCAGGCTGCCACGCTGGCGCTCATGGCAGGCGGCCTGGTGCTCGCTAGCTTCGCCGCGAAGGTCACCGGGGGGGACGCAATCCTGGCGGGCACACCGGAAAACGAGTTCTTCTTGTCCCGGCCCGTCGGCTTGCCGACCCTGGTCGTGGCGCGCGCGCTCGCCTCGGCCGTGCTCGACGTCTTTGGGTCCTTGTTCCTGGTGCCCTGGCTTGCGGCGGTGGCCCTGGTCTGGCGTTTGGGCGCGCCAGGGATCCTCGTCGCGGTGGCGCTGTCGTGGGCGATGCAGGTCACGCTCGGGGCCCTGGGGCAGGCCCTGGCGCTCTACGTGGTGGGGGCTTTGCCCCGGGGCAAAAGGCGGCTCGTGCAGACCGCGCTCGGCTTGTTCTCGGCAAGTGCGGTGGCGGCGCTCTGGCTCGTGGCCTCGTTCGTTCTGCGCCAGCCCGAACGCTTCGTCAGCCTCGTCACGCCGTGGGCAGGGTTCGTCAATGCAGGTCCGCTGGGGTGGCTGGTCCTCCCGCTCACCTCCCTGGGGCAAGGCCAGGGCGTGCGTGCGTGCGTGGGGCTCGCGGGCCTTGTGGTTTTCGCCGCCGCCGCAGTGGCCGCCGCGGCTGGCCTTGCGGGCCGGGCCAGCCGCCGGGGGTGGGAGGATGCGGGCCTGCCTGTCTCGCATCCCCTGGCGCGCGACGTGTCCCGGCGCGGTCGCCCGCTGGGCGTGGCCGGCAAGGAGTTGCGTTCGCTCGTTCGCGATCGGACCCGGCTCGTGGCGCTCTTGGCCATGCCCGTGCTGTTCGTGGGGGTTCAGGTGTTCGGTGCGGCGGGAGCCGAGGTCTTTGCCGGCGACCCGAACCGGGTGGCGCTCCTTTCGTACTCGCTGGCTGCGTATCTGGCCACGCTGGGGCCGCTGGCGCACATGCAGGGCGAGCGCCGGGCGTTTTGGATCCTGCGCAGCGTACCGGTTCCCTTGTGGCGCCTCATGGCCGCCAAAGGGGTCGCCTGGAGCCTGTGGGTGGTGGGCGTGGGGGCCCTTTCTTTTTGGGCGACCTGGGCCTTGGCGCCGGTGGCCTCGATCTCGGTGGGTGGGCTCTGCTGGCTCTTTTTGCGTGTGGTCGTGGGCTGCGTGTTGGTGACGATGTTGGCCGTGGGCGTGGGGTGCAACGTCGCGGATCTGTCGCTGGAGGGCAAAAGCGCGCTTTCCCCGGGCGCTGTGTACGTCTTCTTCTTCGTGGCGGGGCTCTTCAACCTGGCCCTGCTGCGCGAAGGTGAAGTGGCGTGGCGTACCCTGGGCCTTTACGTTGCGGCGGTGGCACTCGTGTTCTCGACGGGACTCTCGCGCGCGGCTTTGGCGATGGATCCCGAGCGCACGCGGGTGATCACGCCTGGAGACGGCGCTCTCGCGGCGATTTTGCTCTTCGCCGGAACGCAGCTCGTGACCTTTGCCCCCGTGGGCACCACCCGTGAGCTGCAGCTGGTTCAGGCCGGGTGGGCGGCGCTGCTGGCGCTCGGCATGGGCGCTCATGCCTTCGGGATCTGGAGACAGCGCGGGGCTGTCCGGGGGGAGGCGCCCGGCCTTGTCTCCCGGCTTTTGCGTGGGGCAGGCGCTTTCCTTGTGGGCACGGGGCTGCTTGCCGTTGCCCGGCGCGGTCTTGCCCCGGCTGCGCCCTCGGCTTTGGTCTTCGTGCTGGCCGAAGAGCTTGCCTTCCGGGCGCTGCTGCAGCGGGGTGTGCAAGAGGCCTTCGGGGCGCGCCCAGGGCGCGTCTTTGGTGCGGTCTTCGTGTCGGGCGTCGTGGGCAGCCTCGCGGCCGCCGCGCCTCTTTCGCCCTTCGGGATGGCTGTGCACTTCGTGGCGGCGGGCGTGTACGCCGCCTCGGGAAGTGTCTGGCCCGCGGTGCTCGTGCGGATGACGCTCGTCTTTCAGTGACCCGTGCGTTCGGGGCCAGACCCAGGAGCGGCGTGGTGACCGCCGGAGCCGGACTGTATCCGCCGACCGAAGAGGTGTAAGGTACGGGCCCGCGGGCGTTTTTTACGCCCCATGTTCTTGAAAGGAGCCTTGGAGATGAACATCCCCTTCGTGTCGATTTGCCCTGTACGTCAGATGTCCTTCCGTGTGGTGTCGCGCTTTGCGCTGGGATGGGTGCTGCTGGGGGGCGCGGGGCTCGCGGTTGGTTGCGGTGGGCCTTCGAAGTACTTCGTCACGGGAGCGGGCTCTGCCGCCAGCGCGGACGCGAACATCGAGGTGGAGCGGCTCGAAGGCGGCAACAAAATGGTGCGCCTCGACATCCAGAACTTGCCGCCGCCCGAGCGCGTGGCAGAGGACGCTTCGGTTTATG includes:
- a CDS encoding porin family protein, translated to MQSLTPASVRGPRPAPRRPLLFALTAVLTSAPGLVQADVCVQIDASKDTLAEADRRGAELMLEQTFRNLGAPLGPNCTESYSVYHVGLGQSVNVFLQGPLGNRQGQASRLEELPAVYDQLVRSLTTGAPVSPLSPAVTRHNVTAAQVAPRRIEADSVWYARLGYGASLGTGSTSGPAFGFGYRYELDQIAVDFSFLNFVLDQGNGDGDGGVSGSWIKLMGHYFLNPLANGSSYVGAGVGWGATVLVSDLGDDYTGSGLQGELTAGYEFLRASSIRMFTQLDVSLPFYLVDRFAFDSVERDTAWAPTVALSLGIGWGRGLTRVQVIQ
- a CDS encoding TIGR03960 family B12-binding radical SAM protein, with protein sequence MPSTRHPYADFLADVAKPTRYIGGEYHAVVKDPGTVKARVCLAFPDVYDIGMSHLGTKILYSVLNKHPDIACERVFAPWVDLEAELRTRGLPLVTLESTEPLARFDVIGFSLQYELTYTNVLNILDLSGLPLRSSDRGDEAPLVIAGGPTATHPEPLAPFIDAFFIGEAEEKLPGLCLAFAELRAAGVPRRERLVRLAAAYPLYVPELYTTVVEPEVGFVVVGPPVEDRVPARPRRVWVDDINRFPFPDDSPLPYAEAIFDRMAVEIARGCTEGCRFCQAGMIYRPVRERDPVQVLDALVEGVRKGGYDETSLTCLSTADYSCVTPLVKAAMAKLRDEKVTLSVSSLRAYGLNDDLLGEMATMKAQGLTFAPEAGTQRMRDVITKNVTEDDITTSAHRVFARGYQRMKLYFMIGLPTEQDEDVQGIIETAARVREVGRQYLRAAQVTASVSTHVPKPHTPFQWVAMDTEIETARKQALLAETAKRLKVDLKVHENHQSHLEGIFSRGDRRVAEVLEAAFRLGCRFDGWEDQLRLELWDQAIEACMQRDPSLDVGRYLGTIPVTARLPWDHIDIALAPDFLLKEYRKALKDRLSPPCGKPFAQLLHHTNVAAAEGGLTKDKLVCYHCGVACDLGQMKEERLYFLRRMNAWTPPALASASAPVQEPSSLESLTPVKKASQPPTRFAQSLTQHRYRVRYTKTGRLVYLSHLDLVRHLPRTFRRAGLDLFYTAGFRPRPEISFGPALGLGVPSLGEVLDVSLTEPVPPQVVKQRLGQVSLEGVTVTDVVALSASDRGLGKVIRRASYACVVPTAAWVDEVVARFAQEGELACVREGKHGVGRRVDVRQTLRGVRAAEAGTRQTLAQILDGDVPAAFTFVVETRAEGHARPSEVAAALLGAERAAGLTLVRLALMGEGAAGQDVDVLDLAALTAAGGTEPEAAAPAEAVIEPPLA
- a CDS encoding ABC transporter ATP-binding protein, which produces MIETLCLTKRYGDKIALDELSLEVRAGEVMGFLGPNGSGKTTTIRLLMGLLRPTSGQARILGQDCHADAVALKRHVGYLPDEPFLYPYLTGLEFLEMVAGLHGFSGLRARQAARDFGERFVGAEVGQLCLTFSHGTKKRVALAAALMHDPRVLILDEPTNGLDPVAARQMKDLVASLARDGKTIFLSTHLLETAERLCHRVAIIRAGRLVVVDEPAALRRLHGAAGETSLEDVFLALTART